The following are encoded together in the Dickeya lacustris genome:
- the putA gene encoding trifunctional transcriptional regulator/proline dehydrogenase/L-glutamate gamma-semialdehyde dehydrogenase has product MGVKLDEATRERLKAAAQRIDRTPHWLIKQAIFSYLERLESGADTPEIPLAPGQEPLEVTEIMPQSAQEETHTPFLAFAGQVLTQSVLRSAITAAYRRPETEMVPMLLEQARMPVALSQAVSAQAASLVEKLREQNAGGRSGMVQRLLQEFSLSSQEGVALMCLAEALLRIPDKPTRDALIRDKIGHGNWQAHLGHSASLFVNAATWGLLLTGKLVATHNESHLSGALNRMISKSGEPLVRKGVDMAMRLMGEQFVTGENIARALANARKREERGFRYSYDMLGEAALTAEDASAYLAAYQQAIHAIGRAACGRGIYEGPGISIKLSALHPRYSRAQYQRVMSELYPRLLSLTLLARQYDIGINIDAEEADRLELSLDLLERLCFEPQLAGWNGIGFVIQAYQKRCPFVIDALIDMARRSQRRLMVRLVKGAYWDSEIKRAQIDGLEGYPVYTRKVYTDVSYLACARRLLAVPNLIYPQFATHNAHTVSAIYHLAGNNYYPGQYEFQCLHGMGEPLYDQVVGPLAEGKLNRPCRIYAPVGSHETLLAYLVRRLLENGANTSFVHRIADPTVTPDALVADPVAEVEALAEHEGQIGLAHPRIVLPRALYGRARRNAAGLDLSNEHRLASLSSALLSSVSQPWRTAPVLGQTGDDGGETTPVINPANTGDVVGYVQEASPAQIAAALALSVSGAELWFATPAHQRAAILLRAADDMENQQQQLLGLLVREAGKTLANAIAEVREAVDFLRYYAVQVSERFNNHDYRPLGPVVCISPWNFPLAIFTGQIAAALAAGNSVLAKPAEQTPLIAAQAVRILHEAGVPVDALQLLPGEGARVGAALVADERVRGVMFTGSGAVAAQLQRALAGRLDPQGRPIPLIAETGGINAMIVDSSALTEQVVADIMTSAFDSAGQRCSALRLLCVQQEVAQKTLSMLQGAMAQYRMGNPDRLTTDIGPLIDAEAKQQIARHIQALRARGRTVYQAASPDAADEAQWARGHFIAPTLIELESVEELRHEVFGPVLHVVRYARHELDTLIAHINAAGYGLTMGLHTRIDETIAQVSAQAKVGNLYVNRNMVGAVVGVQPFGGEGLSGTGPKAGGPLYLYRLLSRCPSAARVLHADHHEAYAPVAPGLHPAWQPALGALEHWARQTQRDGVVACCQRYGELTQTGRGWQLPGPTGERNTYTLHPREQVLCVADNDDDALVQLAAVLAAGSRALWLDTPERQALYQQLPEPVQARLAFCRDPLADDDYIDAIDAIDAALFHGDADKLRHLCEQLAQRDGPLVSVQGFACGETDIVLERLLTERSLSINTAAAGGNASLMTMG; this is encoded by the coding sequence ATGGGCGTTAAACTCGATGAGGCCACGCGTGAACGCCTCAAAGCCGCCGCACAGCGCATTGATCGCACCCCGCACTGGCTGATTAAACAAGCCATTTTCAGCTATCTCGAACGCCTGGAAAGTGGTGCTGACACCCCTGAAATCCCTCTTGCTCCCGGCCAGGAGCCACTTGAGGTGACAGAGATTATGCCGCAATCGGCGCAAGAAGAAACCCATACGCCGTTTTTAGCTTTTGCCGGGCAGGTCTTGACGCAGTCGGTGTTGCGCTCGGCGATTACGGCAGCTTACCGGCGGCCGGAAACCGAAATGGTGCCGATGCTACTCGAACAGGCGCGCATGCCGGTGGCATTGTCGCAGGCGGTCAGTGCGCAAGCCGCCTCGCTGGTGGAAAAACTGCGCGAGCAGAACGCTGGCGGTCGCAGCGGCATGGTGCAACGGCTGTTGCAGGAGTTTTCGCTGTCCTCGCAAGAGGGTGTGGCGTTGATGTGTCTGGCGGAAGCCTTGCTGCGTATTCCCGATAAACCGACGCGAGATGCGTTAATCCGCGACAAAATCGGCCACGGCAACTGGCAGGCGCATCTTGGCCACAGCGCCTCGCTGTTTGTGAATGCCGCCACCTGGGGATTACTGCTCACCGGAAAACTGGTGGCGACCCACAACGAGTCGCATCTTTCCGGCGCGCTGAACCGCATGATTAGCAAAAGCGGCGAACCCCTGGTGCGCAAAGGCGTCGATATGGCGATGCGTTTAATGGGCGAGCAGTTTGTCACCGGTGAAAATATTGCCAGAGCCTTGGCCAATGCCCGTAAGCGTGAAGAGCGCGGCTTTCGCTACTCTTACGACATGCTGGGCGAGGCGGCGCTCACCGCCGAGGATGCCAGCGCTTATCTGGCTGCGTATCAGCAGGCTATTCATGCCATTGGCCGGGCGGCCTGCGGGCGCGGTATTTACGAAGGCCCCGGTATTTCCATCAAGCTTTCGGCGCTGCACCCACGCTATAGCCGGGCGCAGTATCAGCGGGTGATGAGCGAGTTGTACCCGCGCCTGCTGTCGCTAACGCTGCTGGCGCGCCAGTACGACATCGGCATTAATATTGACGCCGAGGAAGCTGACAGGCTGGAGCTGTCGCTCGATCTGCTGGAGCGTTTATGCTTTGAGCCGCAACTGGCGGGCTGGAACGGCATTGGTTTTGTGATTCAGGCTTACCAGAAGCGCTGCCCGTTTGTGATTGACGCATTGATTGATATGGCGCGCCGCAGTCAGCGCCGCTTAATGGTGCGGCTGGTGAAAGGGGCCTATTGGGACAGTGAAATCAAGCGCGCGCAAATCGACGGGCTGGAGGGCTACCCGGTCTATACCCGTAAGGTGTATACCGATGTCTCGTATCTGGCCTGTGCCCGCCGCTTGCTGGCGGTGCCGAATCTGATTTATCCGCAGTTTGCCACCCACAATGCTCACACGGTGAGCGCCATCTACCATCTGGCGGGCAATAATTACTATCCGGGGCAGTATGAGTTTCAGTGCCTGCACGGTATGGGGGAACCGCTGTATGACCAGGTGGTTGGCCCGCTCGCCGAAGGGAAACTCAATCGTCCATGCCGGATTTACGCACCGGTCGGCAGCCATGAAACCCTGCTGGCTTATCTGGTGCGTCGTTTGCTGGAAAACGGTGCGAATACGTCATTTGTTCACCGTATTGCTGACCCAACGGTAACGCCGGATGCGCTGGTGGCAGACCCGGTTGCCGAAGTAGAGGCGCTGGCGGAGCACGAAGGCCAGATAGGGCTGGCGCATCCCCGTATTGTGTTGCCGCGCGCGCTGTATGGCCGGGCGCGGCGCAATGCTGCCGGGCTGGATTTATCTAATGAGCATCGGCTGGCGTCACTCTCCAGCGCCTTACTCTCCAGTGTGTCGCAGCCGTGGCGCACCGCCCCTGTATTGGGGCAAACCGGTGATGACGGTGGTGAAACGACTCCGGTCATCAACCCGGCTAACACCGGTGATGTGGTCGGTTATGTGCAGGAAGCCAGCCCCGCGCAGATTGCCGCTGCGCTGGCGCTGTCAGTCAGTGGTGCGGAGCTGTGGTTCGCCACACCTGCCCACCAGCGCGCGGCGATTTTATTGCGTGCAGCCGATGACATGGAAAACCAACAACAGCAGTTATTGGGCTTGCTGGTGCGCGAGGCCGGGAAAACCCTGGCGAACGCGATTGCCGAAGTGCGCGAAGCGGTGGATTTCTTACGTTATTACGCCGTACAGGTGAGCGAGCGGTTTAATAATCATGATTATCGCCCATTAGGGCCGGTGGTGTGCATCAGCCCGTGGAATTTCCCGCTGGCTATCTTTACCGGCCAGATTGCCGCCGCGCTTGCCGCTGGCAATAGCGTGCTGGCCAAGCCCGCCGAGCAAACGCCGCTGATTGCCGCCCAGGCGGTGCGCATTCTGCATGAGGCTGGCGTGCCTGTGGATGCGCTGCAATTGCTGCCGGGCGAGGGGGCGCGCGTTGGCGCGGCGTTGGTGGCAGACGAACGGGTGCGCGGCGTGATGTTTACCGGTTCCGGCGCGGTGGCCGCGCAGTTGCAGCGTGCACTGGCCGGGCGGCTTGACCCGCAGGGCCGCCCGATACCGCTGATTGCCGAAACCGGCGGTATCAACGCCATGATTGTCGATTCTTCTGCGCTCACCGAGCAGGTGGTTGCCGACATCATGACGTCGGCGTTTGACAGCGCCGGTCAGCGTTGCTCGGCGCTGCGCTTGTTGTGTGTGCAACAGGAAGTGGCGCAAAAGACCCTCTCGATGCTGCAAGGCGCAATGGCGCAATACCGCATGGGCAACCCTGACCGCCTGACGACCGACATCGGGCCACTGATTGATGCAGAGGCCAAACAGCAGATAGCGCGCCATATTCAGGCGCTGCGTGCCCGTGGGCGCACGGTGTATCAGGCGGCCTCGCCCGATGCCGCAGACGAAGCACAATGGGCGCGCGGTCATTTCATTGCGCCAACGCTGATTGAGCTTGAAAGCGTTGAGGAACTGCGCCATGAGGTGTTTGGCCCGGTACTGCATGTGGTGCGTTATGCCCGCCACGAGCTGGATACGCTGATAGCGCACATTAATGCCGCCGGGTATGGCCTGACAATGGGGCTGCATACCCGTATTGATGAAACGATAGCGCAGGTGAGCGCGCAGGCGAAGGTCGGCAACCTGTATGTCAACCGTAACATGGTTGGCGCGGTGGTCGGGGTGCAGCCCTTTGGCGGCGAAGGGCTCTCGGGCACCGGGCCAAAAGCCGGTGGGCCGCTGTATCTCTACCGGTTATTGTCGCGCTGCCCATCGGCGGCTCGCGTGTTGCACGCTGACCATCATGAAGCGTACGCGCCGGTCGCGCCGGGGCTGCATCCCGCCTGGCAGCCAGCGCTGGGCGCGCTGGAACACTGGGCGCGCCAGACACAGCGTGACGGTGTGGTTGCCTGCTGCCAGCGTTACGGCGAACTGACGCAAACTGGCCGGGGCTGGCAATTGCCGGGGCCGACCGGTGAGCGCAATACCTACACGCTGCACCCGCGTGAGCAGGTGCTGTGCGTGGCCGATAACGATGATGACGCGCTGGTGCAACTGGCCGCTGTGCTGGCGGCAGGCAGCCGGGCGCTGTGGCTCGATACACCCGAGCGGCAGGCGTTATATCAACAACTGCCGGAGCCTGTACAGGCGCGGCTGGCGTTTTGTCGCGACCCGTTGGCCGATGATGACTACATTGATGCGATTGATGCGATTGATGCGGCGCTGTTTCATGGCGATGCCGACAAGCTGCGCCACCTGTGTGAGCAACTGGCGCAGCGCGACGGGCCGCTGGTCAGCGTGCAGGGGTTTGCCTGCGGCGAAACGGATATTGTGCTGGAGCGGTTGCTGACAGAACGCTCGCTGAGTATTAACACGGCGGCGGCGG